A DNA window from Candidatus Methylomirabilota bacterium contains the following coding sequences:
- a CDS encoding crosslink repair DNA glycosylase YcaQ family protein has translation MPTHSAPSPGPTAAAPHRAVVSPRAVAALFLERQHLTRPRTQRLTPGRLTRFVEDVGGLQLDSINVLERAHYLTAWSRFGPYQRASLDRMIYRRRLLFEYWAHAACLVPVSTLPWWRRAMLDYQGRHTGWSKWLKRNSRLITEVTDTLRSNGPMSHGEFEQGARRRGRGGWWSWRPVQHALHHLWMTGVVAIHGRQHFQKRYDLLERALPGVTTEAVSVEDFRRWHVERSLHAMGAATDKDLAGYLTFPRFFAAGRRSGLRALIEGGDVTEIEVEGHRGRWLILTRDLPALRRAERRAAASTGTTLLSPFDSFLWYRGRVARLFGFDYRIEVYTPQAKRVHGYYTLPILHHGRLVGRVDAKTHRADKRLDVRHVHFERWLANGGQPPAGLPGPLDVDETLMGVADALASLGRFVGAEQLTLARVTPGRLRAPLARALRQGPVSPS, from the coding sequence ATGCCCACGCACTCCGCTCCGTCCCCCGGGCCCACCGCGGCCGCGCCTCATCGAGCCGTCGTCTCGCCACGCGCGGTGGCCGCGCTGTTCCTGGAGCGGCAACACCTGACGCGGCCGCGCACGCAGCGGCTGACGCCCGGCCGGCTCACGCGCTTCGTCGAGGACGTGGGCGGCCTCCAGCTCGACTCCATCAACGTGCTCGAGCGCGCGCACTACCTCACCGCGTGGAGCCGCTTCGGGCCCTATCAACGGGCGAGCCTCGATCGCATGATTTATCGCCGTCGTCTGCTCTTCGAGTACTGGGCGCACGCCGCCTGCCTCGTGCCGGTCTCCACGCTGCCGTGGTGGCGGCGCGCGATGCTCGACTACCAGGGTCGCCACACCGGCTGGTCGAAGTGGCTCAAGAGGAACTCGCGCCTCATCACGGAGGTCACTGACACCCTCCGCAGCAACGGTCCCATGAGCCACGGCGAGTTCGAGCAGGGCGCGCGGCGCCGGGGGCGCGGCGGCTGGTGGTCGTGGAGGCCGGTGCAGCACGCGCTGCACCACCTGTGGATGACCGGCGTGGTCGCCATCCACGGCCGCCAGCACTTCCAGAAGCGCTACGACCTGCTCGAGCGCGCGCTGCCCGGCGTCACGACGGAGGCGGTATCCGTCGAGGACTTCCGCCGCTGGCACGTCGAGCGCTCGCTCCATGCCATGGGCGCGGCCACCGACAAGGATCTCGCCGGCTATCTCACCTTCCCCCGCTTCTTCGCGGCCGGACGCCGGAGCGGCCTCCGCGCCCTGATCGAGGGCGGTGATGTCACTGAGATCGAGGTGGAGGGTCACCGGGGACGCTGGCTCATCCTCACGCGCGATCTGCCGGCGCTTCGACGCGCCGAGCGCCGCGCCGCCGCGTCCACCGGGACGACCCTGCTTTCGCCCTTCGATTCCTTCCTCTGGTATCGCGGCCGCGTCGCCCGGCTGTTCGGCTTCGACTATCGCATCGAGGTGTACACCCCGCAGGCCAAGCGCGTGCACGGCTACTACACGCTGCCGATCCTCCACCACGGGCGGCTCGTGGGCCGGGTCGACGCCAAGACGCATCGCGCCGACAAGCGACTGGACGTCCGCCACGTCCACTTCGAGCGCTGGCTGGCGAACGGCGGTCAGCCGCCCGCCGGCCTACCGGGGCCGCTCGACGTGGACGAGACGCTGATGGGAGTGGCGGATGCCCTCGCCTCGCTCGGCCGCTTCGTCGGGGCCGAGCAGCTCACTCTCGCACGCGTGACGCCCGGGCGCCTACGCGCCCCCCTCGCCCGCGCGCTACGGCAGGGCCCAGTCTCCCCGTCCTGA
- the rho gene encoding transcription termination factor Rho yields the protein MSRRSRRPHGRGHRPQQPGQGPRLPIPTPPPPSLFESLTAIQPRERLWLETTPDEISMRVMDMICPIGKGQRGLIVAPPRTGKTTLLQQIAKAILTNHTEVQVIVLLVDERPEEVTDFRMTLAKTGAEVVASSNDNPYARHIEVTEQTLDRAKRMAEQKKDVLILFDSLTRMTRAYNNQLTSRGRTMSGGIDSRAFQMPRAFFGAARAIEEGGSLTIIGTALVDTGSRMDQIIYEEFKGTGNMELYLERELADRRVFPSFDMIRSGTRHEELLFSADDLKKIHLLRRALSGRKPAEAMEMLLDRLKLTPNNAAFLKSLGG from the coding sequence TTGAGTAGACGCTCCCGTCGCCCGCACGGCCGCGGCCACCGTCCGCAGCAGCCCGGGCAAGGCCCTCGCCTTCCCATCCCTACTCCGCCGCCTCCGTCCCTGTTCGAGAGCCTCACCGCCATCCAGCCGCGCGAGCGGCTGTGGCTGGAGACGACGCCGGACGAGATCAGCATGCGGGTGATGGACATGATCTGCCCCATCGGCAAGGGGCAGCGTGGGCTCATCGTGGCGCCGCCGCGCACCGGCAAGACCACTCTGCTCCAGCAGATCGCCAAGGCCATCCTGACCAATCACACCGAGGTGCAGGTGATCGTGCTCCTCGTGGACGAGCGGCCCGAGGAGGTCACGGACTTCCGGATGACCCTGGCCAAGACGGGCGCCGAGGTGGTGGCCTCCAGCAATGACAACCCCTACGCGCGCCACATCGAAGTGACCGAGCAGACGCTGGATCGCGCCAAGCGCATGGCCGAGCAAAAGAAGGACGTGCTCATCCTCTTCGACTCGCTGACGCGGATGACGCGGGCCTACAACAATCAGCTCACCTCGCGGGGACGCACGATGTCGGGCGGCATCGACAGCCGCGCCTTCCAGATGCCGCGCGCCTTCTTCGGCGCCGCGCGGGCCATCGAGGAGGGCGGCTCCCTCACCATCATCGGCACCGCGCTGGTGGACACCGGCTCGCGGATGGACCAGATCATCTACGAGGAGTTCAAGGGCACCGGCAACATGGAGCTCTACCTCGAGCGCGAGCTGGCCGACCGGCGGGTGTTCCCGTCCTTCGACATGATCCGCTCGGGCACGCGGCACGAGGAGCTCCTGTTCTCGGCCGACGACTTGAAGAAGATCCACCTGCTGCGCCGCGCGCTGTCGGGCCGCAAGCCGGCCGAGGCGATGGAGATGCTGCTCGACCGCCTGAAGCTCACCCCGAACAACGCCGCTTTCCTGAAGAGCCTCGGCGGCTAG
- a CDS encoding Na+/H+ antiporter, with protein MSTPYHLELIVLLLVAVLVLMTLARRVMIPYPILLVLGGLALSLVPNVPVVRLDPDLVFLVFLPPVLWAAAYFTSLRDFRGNLRPIVLLAVGLVLVTTVAVAGAARLVVPGMSWPVAFALGAIVSPPDAVAATAIARRLRIPHRLVTILEGESLINDAAALVLYRVSVALAVSGGMITLEAGLREFAVAALGGVLVGLVVGLATRWALRLTDDSLGQIAITLLAPYAAWVLGERAHVSAVLACVVGGLYVRQSFSSIVPPVTRIQSRAVWDLLLFILNGLIFILIGLQLGAIRAGGLIEDLGALLIQGTVVSVTAIVVRLVWVPLATLIPRWVSPSLRRRDPIPPASYVFLVAWTGMRGIVSLAAALALPLAFPYRDEVILLTFAVILSTLVVQGLSLTPLIHWLRLGHDDSLELEEAFAREAAARAALGRLETVDGSPVGREEIERLRASYTQRVERATPIVLGEGHDAGERAVRRRVRHDLLTAERHALIDLRDRGVISDEVLQRLEHELDVEAIRLGLGETRLEGGLGPT; from the coding sequence ATGAGCACGCCCTACCACCTCGAGCTCATCGTGCTGTTGCTGGTGGCGGTGCTCGTCCTCATGACGCTGGCCCGCCGGGTGATGATCCCGTACCCGATCTTGCTCGTGCTGGGAGGCCTGGCTCTCAGCCTCGTGCCGAATGTCCCGGTGGTCCGGCTCGATCCCGACCTCGTGTTCCTGGTCTTCCTGCCTCCGGTGCTGTGGGCGGCGGCCTACTTCACGTCGCTGCGCGACTTCCGGGGAAATCTCCGGCCGATCGTGCTGCTGGCAGTGGGCCTGGTCCTCGTCACGACCGTGGCGGTGGCGGGGGCGGCGCGCCTGGTCGTGCCCGGCATGAGCTGGCCCGTGGCCTTCGCCCTCGGCGCCATCGTCTCGCCGCCCGACGCCGTCGCGGCCACCGCGATCGCGCGGCGCCTGCGCATCCCGCACCGGCTCGTGACGATCCTCGAAGGCGAGAGCCTCATCAACGACGCCGCCGCGCTCGTCCTCTACCGCGTGAGCGTGGCGCTCGCCGTGTCGGGGGGAATGATCACGCTCGAGGCGGGGCTGCGCGAGTTCGCCGTGGCCGCCCTGGGCGGCGTGCTCGTGGGACTCGTGGTGGGGCTCGCCACGCGGTGGGCGCTCCGGCTCACCGATGACAGCCTGGGCCAGATCGCGATCACCCTGCTGGCGCCCTACGCGGCGTGGGTGCTGGGGGAACGGGCGCACGTCTCGGCGGTGCTTGCCTGCGTCGTGGGCGGGCTCTACGTGCGCCAGAGCTTCAGCTCGATCGTGCCCCCGGTGACCCGCATCCAGTCGCGCGCGGTGTGGGACCTCCTTCTCTTCATCCTCAATGGGCTGATCTTCATCCTAATCGGGCTTCAGCTGGGGGCCATCCGCGCGGGCGGGCTCATCGAGGACCTCGGCGCGCTCCTCATCCAGGGCACCGTGGTCAGCGTCACCGCGATCGTGGTGCGGCTCGTCTGGGTGCCCCTCGCCACCTTGATTCCCCGCTGGGTCAGCCCGTCCCTGCGGCGCCGCGACCCCATCCCGCCCGCGAGTTACGTCTTCCTCGTGGCGTGGACGGGCATGCGGGGGATCGTTTCGCTCGCCGCCGCGCTGGCCCTGCCGCTGGCCTTCCCCTATCGCGACGAGGTGATCCTGCTCACGTTCGCCGTGATCCTCTCCACGCTGGTCGTGCAGGGACTGAGCCTCACGCCCCTGATCCACTGGCTACGCCTGGGGCACGACGACTCGCTCGAGCTCGAGGAGGCCTTCGCGCGCGAGGCGGCCGCGCGCGCGGCGCTCGGCCGGCTGGAAACGGTGGACGGGAGCCCGGTGGGCCGGGAGGAGATCGAGCGACTGCGCGCGTCCTACACGCAGCGGGTCGAACGTGCGACGCCGATCGTGCTGGGCGAGGGGCATGATGCGGGCGAGCGGGCGGTCCGCCGGCGGGTCCGCCATGACCTGCTGACGGCCGAGCGGCACGCGCTGATCGACCTTCGTGACCGGGGCGTGATCAGCGACGAGGTGCTCCAGCGACTGGAGCACGAGCTCGACGTGGAGGCGATACGGCTGGGGCTCGGTGAGACCCGGCTCGAGGGGGGCCTGGGTCCCACCTAG
- a CDS encoding ABC transporter substrate-binding protein, producing the protein MRVMTRLALLSMLVLLATWGPAAAQTPIKIGFISPLSGAIAAAGKDMYSGCELYWQETGWQMAGRKVEVILEDNEGQPATALAKARKLLESDKVHMLMGVILSNVAYALVPYVEQQGIPTMYPINSADDLTQRKRPKWLIRTGFSAGGNMHPFGEYAAKTLGYKKIVTIGLDYAFGWETVGGFHKSFEDNGGQIIQKMWVPLNVQDYAPYLGQIRKDADAVFVNGLGRWTLLFAKQYSESGLRGKLPLLANGTYSDEHVLPQLGDESLGVISAHHYSAALETPANQKFRAAYEKAYQRLPGFYGENCYTGARILAEAVKAVGGKVEDRAALMAALRAVKVGDAPRGPVEMDPYGNPTQNIYIRKVERVGGKLQNTVIHTYPRVSQFWTYNPEEFLKQPVYSRDFPPCRHC; encoded by the coding sequence ATGCGCGTGATGACGAGGCTGGCCCTGCTGAGCATGCTCGTGCTGCTGGCGACGTGGGGCCCCGCGGCCGCGCAGACGCCCATCAAGATCGGCTTCATCTCGCCGCTGTCCGGGGCCATCGCGGCCGCCGGCAAGGACATGTACTCCGGCTGCGAGCTCTACTGGCAGGAGACGGGCTGGCAGATGGCCGGGCGCAAGGTCGAGGTGATCCTCGAGGACAACGAGGGCCAGCCCGCCACCGCCCTGGCCAAGGCGCGCAAGCTGTTGGAGAGCGACAAGGTGCACATGCTGATGGGCGTGATCCTGTCCAACGTCGCCTACGCGCTCGTGCCGTACGTCGAGCAGCAGGGCATTCCCACCATGTACCCCATCAACTCCGCCGACGATCTCACCCAGCGGAAGCGCCCGAAGTGGCTCATCCGAACCGGGTTCTCCGCGGGGGGTAACATGCATCCCTTCGGGGAGTACGCGGCCAAGACCCTCGGCTACAAGAAGATCGTCACCATCGGCCTCGACTACGCCTTCGGGTGGGAGACGGTGGGCGGCTTCCACAAGTCATTCGAGGACAACGGCGGCCAGATCATCCAGAAGATGTGGGTGCCGCTCAACGTCCAGGACTATGCGCCCTATCTCGGCCAGATCCGCAAGGACGCCGACGCCGTGTTCGTCAACGGGTTGGGCCGCTGGACGCTGCTCTTCGCCAAGCAGTACTCGGAGAGCGGGCTGCGCGGCAAGCTTCCCCTCCTCGCCAACGGCACCTACAGCGACGAGCACGTGCTGCCGCAGCTGGGGGATGAGTCCCTCGGCGTGATCAGCGCGCACCACTACTCCGCCGCGCTGGAGACGCCCGCCAATCAGAAGTTCCGCGCCGCCTACGAGAAGGCCTATCAGCGGCTGCCCGGCTTCTACGGGGAGAACTGCTACACCGGCGCGCGCATCCTCGCCGAGGCGGTCAAGGCGGTGGGGGGCAAGGTGGAGGATCGCGCCGCCCTCATGGCCGCACTGCGCGCGGTGAAGGTGGGGGATGCGCCGCGCGGGCCGGTGGAGATGGACCCCTACGGCAACCCCACCCAGAACATCTACATCCGCAAGGTCGAGCGCGTGGGCGGGAAGCTCCAGAACACGGTCATCCACACCTATCCGCGGGTGAGCCAGTTCTGGACGTACAACCCCGAGGAGTTCCTGAAACAGCCCGTGTACTCGCGCGACTTCCCGCCCTGCCGTCACTGCTGA
- a CDS encoding PIG-L deacetylase family protein, with translation MSQTQDAEGTPGIPERAGPAPADAPEPAAPERVMSIHAHPDDQEFTIGGTLAKWAKAGSHITTVCITSGGAGSNEWTPKDMTRERLVKIREEEQRAACRVLGVAETVYLGYEDGMLEPSIPLRRELTRLIRRYRPNVVMCGDPTVRYYGNVYLNHPDHRAAADVALDAVFPSAETRLIFPELIDEGLDPHHVDAVWIHGAEKPDTWVDITSTLTVKLAALREHRTQMGEWDPTEMITEWAREQGRKKKLDAAEAYRVMRLGGA, from the coding sequence ATGAGCCAGACCCAGGACGCGGAAGGCACGCCGGGCATCCCCGAGCGGGCCGGTCCGGCTCCCGCGGACGCGCCCGAGCCCGCGGCGCCCGAGCGCGTGATGTCCATCCACGCGCACCCCGACGACCAGGAGTTCACCATCGGCGGCACGCTGGCGAAGTGGGCCAAGGCGGGCAGCCACATCACCACCGTGTGCATTACCAGCGGCGGCGCCGGCTCGAACGAGTGGACGCCCAAGGACATGACGCGGGAGCGCCTGGTGAAGATCCGCGAGGAGGAGCAGCGCGCGGCCTGCCGCGTGCTCGGCGTGGCCGAAACCGTCTACCTCGGCTACGAGGACGGGATGCTCGAGCCGTCCATCCCACTGCGCCGCGAGCTCACGCGGCTCATCCGACGCTACCGCCCCAACGTGGTGATGTGCGGCGACCCGACCGTGCGGTACTACGGCAACGTCTATCTCAACCACCCCGACCACCGCGCCGCCGCCGACGTGGCGCTGGACGCGGTGTTCCCGTCCGCAGAGACCCGTCTCATCTTCCCCGAGCTGATCGACGAGGGGCTGGACCCGCACCACGTGGACGCGGTGTGGATCCACGGGGCGGAAAAGCCGGACACGTGGGTGGACATCACCTCCACCCTCACGGTGAAGCTCGCGGCGCTGCGCGAGCACCGGACGCAGATGGGCGAGTGGGACCCCACCGAGATGATCACGGAGTGGGCCCGCGAGCAGGGACGGAAGAAGAAGCTGGACGCCGCCGAGGCCTACCGCGTGATGCGGCTCGGCGGGGCCTGA
- a CDS encoding FAD-dependent oxidoreductase — MGGQTARAQCCIAGGGPAGLMLALLLARAGVSVIVLEKHADFLRDFRGDTIHPSTLELMSELGVLDEFLALPHEEFPTLRARFGAEVVTLADFSHLPTRCKFIAFMPQWDFLDFIASRARTYPTFDLRMRAEVLGVRMDNGRVVGVQAVTPEGPLAVRADLVVAADGRDSVLRRAARLSVTELGAPMDVLWFRLSRRPSDSEQPLARFDRGRIFIVVNRGAHWQCGYVIPKGTLEAIRARGLDWFRQEIGELLPFAADRAAEIGSWDDAKLLTVRVDRLPRWHQPGILCIGDAAHAMSPVGGVGINLAIQDAVAAANILAAPLREGRISDALLERVQRRRQWPTRVTQRIQVLLQWSLVSRALKSGRPMRPPLLARALRRIPALRRLTARLIGLGIRPEHLQ; from the coding sequence ATGGGCGGCCAGACCGCGCGAGCACAGTGCTGCATCGCCGGGGGCGGCCCCGCCGGCCTCATGCTCGCGCTCCTGCTCGCGCGCGCGGGCGTGTCGGTGATCGTGCTGGAGAAGCATGCGGATTTCCTCCGCGACTTCCGGGGCGACACCATTCATCCCTCGACGCTCGAGCTCATGAGCGAGCTGGGCGTCCTCGACGAGTTCCTCGCCCTGCCGCACGAGGAGTTTCCCACGCTGCGGGCCCGGTTCGGCGCCGAGGTCGTGACACTGGCGGATTTCAGCCACCTGCCGACCCGCTGCAAGTTCATCGCCTTCATGCCGCAGTGGGACTTCCTCGATTTCATTGCCAGCCGGGCGCGGACCTATCCCACCTTTGACCTTCGGATGCGCGCCGAGGTGCTAGGGGTGCGGATGGACAACGGCCGGGTCGTGGGCGTGCAGGCCGTGACTCCCGAGGGGCCGCTGGCGGTGCGAGCCGACCTGGTGGTGGCCGCCGACGGCCGGGACTCGGTGCTGAGACGGGCGGCCCGGCTGTCCGTGACGGAGCTGGGCGCGCCCATGGACGTGCTCTGGTTCCGCCTCTCGCGACGGCCCTCGGACTCCGAGCAGCCCCTGGCCCGCTTCGACAGGGGCCGGATCTTTATCGTGGTCAATCGCGGGGCGCACTGGCAATGCGGCTATGTCATCCCCAAGGGCACGCTGGAGGCGATCCGCGCGCGGGGTCTCGACTGGTTCCGGCAGGAGATCGGTGAGCTGCTGCCCTTCGCCGCCGATCGCGCGGCCGAGATCGGGTCCTGGGACGACGCGAAGCTCCTCACCGTGCGGGTCGATCGGCTGCCGCGCTGGCATCAGCCAGGTATCCTCTGCATCGGCGACGCGGCGCACGCGATGTCGCCGGTGGGCGGGGTGGGCATCAACCTCGCCATCCAGGACGCCGTGGCCGCCGCCAACATCCTGGCCGCGCCGCTGCGCGAGGGGCGTATCAGCGACGCGCTCCTCGAGCGTGTCCAGCGCCGGCGGCAATGGCCCACGCGCGTGACCCAGCGCATCCAGGTTCTGCTCCAGTGGAGCCTGGTCTCGCGCGCGCTCAAGAGCGGTCGGCCCATGCGCCCCCCGCTCCTGGCGCGCGCGCTGCGGCGCATTCCCGCGCTCCGCCGCCTGACGGCGCGGCTCATCGGCCTGGGGATACGCCCCGAGCATCTGCAATGA
- a CDS encoding cupin domain-containing protein — MSETKQTFSVSRAQDAVYKTGLRSFMEYRDLGVDAATQGQFRAHVIRIKKEAHGDHALHTTGLHRHLCDFQMFYVLKGWIRFVYDGQGEHTFQAGDCVLQPAGIVHNELDCSDDVEILEIYSPAVHQTVVMDQMPAQAAAR, encoded by the coding sequence ATGAGCGAGACCAAGCAGACCTTCAGTGTCAGCCGGGCCCAGGACGCGGTGTACAAGACGGGGCTGCGGAGCTTCATGGAGTATCGCGACCTCGGCGTCGACGCCGCCACCCAGGGGCAGTTCCGGGCCCACGTGATCCGCATCAAGAAGGAAGCCCATGGCGATCACGCGCTCCACACCACCGGGCTCCACCGGCACCTCTGCGACTTCCAGATGTTCTACGTCCTGAAGGGATGGATCCGGTTCGTCTACGACGGGCAGGGCGAGCACACGTTCCAGGCCGGTGACTGCGTGCTTCAGCCGGCGGGCATCGTGCACAACGAGCTCGATTGCTCGGACGACGTCGAGATCCTTGAGATCTACTCGCCCGCCGTGCACCAGACGGTGGTGATGGATCAGATGCCGGC